In Nitratidesulfovibrio sp., the following are encoded in one genomic region:
- the mlaD gene encoding outer membrane lipid asymmetry maintenance protein MlaD, protein MKKYSRETSVGIFVLIGLLCVGYLTIKLGRMELLSDKGYTVHARFGSITGLRIGAEVEIAGVPVGRVAGITLAPDKPVAVVSLRMKEGVHLTDDVIASVKTSGLIGDKYIKLSPGGSPEQLGEGDEITETESAIDIESLISKYVFGGV, encoded by the coding sequence ATGAAAAAATATTCGCGAGAAACATCGGTCGGCATCTTCGTCCTTATCGGGCTGCTGTGCGTCGGCTACCTCACCATAAAGCTGGGGCGCATGGAACTGCTGTCCGACAAGGGCTATACCGTGCACGCCCGGTTCGGCTCCATCACCGGCCTGCGCATAGGGGCCGAGGTGGAAATCGCGGGCGTGCCCGTGGGCCGCGTGGCGGGCATCACCCTTGCGCCGGACAAGCCGGTGGCGGTGGTCAGCCTGCGCATGAAGGAAGGCGTGCACCTGACCGATGATGTCATCGCCTCGGTGAAGACCAGCGGCCTCATTGGCGACAAGTACATCAAGCTTTCGCCCGGCGGTTCTCCGGAACAGCTTGGCGAAGGCGACGAAATCACGGAAACCGAATCGGCCATCGACATCGAATCGCTGATCAGCAAGTACGTGTTCGGAGGAGTCTAG